A DNA window from Luteolibacter luteus contains the following coding sequences:
- a CDS encoding CotH kinase family protein: MLSLLLSGALAQTFNPSDYGNVVLHLKADELNQVNETAVTEWGPLSASGANTPTYIASDARFNGQPVVRFDGGNDVMKRPGANYAARTVFAVVALENEAGSLAGLVSNGSDGLNIRRDGTSVFYRSPGFGMDGNDFVGNGSPTGQLYVNQAPSGSLTYGVPHLVMAVAGEQKLYGNFWLGSASSSLGRYWNGSVAEILVYDGELSPLGIDRVGWYLQKKYSLPTTFPPVFPVLGFTAAAAGITSEGGVLSTPGAAVTLNWTSTGADTLSVDQDVQAPTSLSTGSAVVSPSVTTTYTLSASNSSGASQKTVTVYIGETPQMPVLNEFLASNSGGLRDEDGASEDWIEIYNPNPFAIDVGGYLLEDSANEWAFPEGTIIAASGYRIVFASSKNRTDPAGNLHTNFGVSADGEYLALKSPGGVVATEYAPAFPPQRSNVSYGLAAETRGFFPVPTPAAANGGQVSGLVGDVAFGMPRGFYTSSFQLSLTTDTQGATIRYTTDGSTPTESHGTIYASPIPVNATRTVRARAFLAGSMPSPVATSTYLFVSEVVNGQNDPSGTAPAGWPTSNVNGQNFRYGWNATVKAQYTNQQLSNGLQQIPSISIVTDQGNLTDANNGIYVNASLKGDLWECPASVEYLPADGGASFHVNAGLRIRGGASRGDGYPKHSLRLHFRGEYGASSLNFPIHGEGGADEFDTLDLRTEQNYHYANSNGSQNTAVREVFCRDLIGAMGEPTTRSRYVNLYLNGQYWGLYQTEERAQEDFGASYFGGRPEDYDVIQTSNHPNFTYELSSGQIDAWQTMWMMARAHQANPTNANYFALMGRDANGQRIPSLPVYVDVDHLINYMLLHYYTGDGDGPLSNFLGMNRANNWRGMRDRSGTEGFKFFVHDSEHTLQASSWVDNRATNNTTGGSNRSSFSYSNPEWLHEDLAVNPEYRIRIADMAQKHLFNGGAMTPAVAQAIFDARAAQISQAIVPDIVRWAAPGDNPSLSQWQSQLTSIRNGFFPGRPAAVINQLRSRGFFPSVNAPVFSRRGGQVNPGTVLTLSAGSQTGTIYYTLDGSDPRAIGGTIAGTVYAGPGITLNGLVKVRARFRSNGGEWSALDEAEFVAYPPAGAGDLVVSKIHYHAPDPTPAEEAAGFDSDSDFEYIELMNISSETLDLSAVELETAVTFNFATAAIRILGPGQRVVIAENAAALQFRHGPGIPIAGEFGDDLSNGGETIRLVGAGNTGLRQFAYDDVAPWPVSPDGGGYALVLKNPAANPNHGQGNNWRASTALGGRPGEADMLDPATWQVLNFDAADLAEPAKEVTIWGHDADPDGDGLANIIEMVFDTSPLSASSTQVPAISWWTDPESSARYLTISCLVREEMAGVFLQAEASDDLVTWNDGLPRVGAPVPEGNGMVSITFRDTVPASPGMEPRFVRLKVDAEN, from the coding sequence TTGCTTTCGCTGCTCCTCTCAGGCGCCCTTGCCCAAACCTTTAATCCGTCCGACTATGGCAATGTCGTCCTCCACCTGAAGGCGGATGAGCTGAATCAGGTAAACGAAACGGCGGTTACCGAATGGGGACCCCTCTCTGCCAGCGGGGCCAATACGCCAACCTACATCGCCAGTGATGCCCGCTTCAACGGTCAGCCGGTGGTGCGTTTTGACGGGGGAAACGATGTGATGAAGCGCCCCGGGGCGAACTACGCGGCCCGGACTGTTTTTGCGGTGGTGGCCTTGGAAAACGAAGCGGGAAGCTTGGCCGGCCTCGTCTCGAATGGCTCCGACGGGCTGAATATTCGCCGCGACGGAACCTCGGTTTTCTATCGCTCCCCGGGCTTCGGGATGGACGGAAATGATTTCGTGGGAAATGGCTCGCCGACGGGTCAACTCTACGTGAACCAAGCTCCCAGCGGTTCCCTTACCTACGGGGTGCCGCATCTGGTGATGGCGGTTGCAGGCGAGCAGAAGCTCTATGGGAACTTCTGGCTGGGAAGTGCGAGTTCCTCGCTTGGCCGCTACTGGAACGGCTCGGTGGCGGAAATCCTGGTCTATGATGGCGAGCTATCCCCGCTGGGGATCGACCGGGTGGGATGGTATCTCCAGAAGAAGTATAGTCTGCCTACGACCTTCCCGCCGGTCTTTCCGGTATTAGGCTTCACCGCGGCAGCAGCGGGGATCACCTCGGAGGGCGGCGTGCTGTCGACTCCAGGGGCTGCCGTCACTCTCAACTGGACCAGCACGGGAGCAGACACCCTTTCCGTGGATCAGGACGTGCAGGCTCCGACTTCTTTATCCACCGGTAGCGCGGTGGTGAGTCCTAGCGTAACGACGACCTATACCCTGTCCGCCTCCAATTCCTCCGGGGCCTCGCAGAAGACGGTGACGGTTTATATTGGAGAGACGCCGCAGATGCCGGTGTTAAATGAGTTTTTGGCCAGCAATTCGGGTGGCCTGCGAGATGAAGATGGAGCAAGCGAAGATTGGATCGAGATCTATAACCCCAATCCCTTTGCCATCGATGTCGGCGGCTATTTGCTGGAGGATTCGGCAAACGAGTGGGCCTTCCCCGAGGGAACCATCATCGCGGCAAGCGGTTACCGGATCGTGTTCGCGTCATCGAAGAATCGCACCGATCCGGCCGGGAATCTCCACACGAATTTCGGGGTCAGTGCGGATGGCGAGTATCTCGCGCTGAAGTCTCCGGGCGGTGTCGTGGCGACCGAGTATGCGCCGGCCTTTCCGCCCCAGCGCTCGAACGTCTCCTATGGCCTTGCCGCTGAAACGCGGGGATTCTTTCCTGTCCCGACGCCCGCTGCTGCAAATGGCGGACAGGTATCGGGACTGGTGGGTGATGTGGCTTTCGGGATGCCGCGTGGGTTCTATACCTCCAGCTTCCAGCTTTCCCTCACCACGGACACGCAGGGGGCGACCATTCGCTACACGACCGATGGTAGCACTCCGACCGAATCTCACGGGACTATTTATGCCAGCCCGATTCCCGTGAACGCCACCCGGACGGTCCGGGCTCGGGCCTTCCTTGCGGGCTCCATGCCTTCTCCGGTGGCGACGAGCACCTATCTTTTCGTGAGCGAGGTCGTGAATGGTCAGAACGATCCGTCGGGAACCGCTCCGGCGGGCTGGCCGACCAGCAATGTAAACGGACAGAATTTCCGCTATGGCTGGAATGCCACGGTCAAGGCACAATACACGAACCAGCAGCTTTCGAACGGGCTCCAGCAGATCCCCAGCATCTCTATTGTCACGGATCAAGGAAACCTCACCGATGCCAACAATGGCATCTACGTGAATGCCTCGTTGAAAGGGGACCTCTGGGAATGTCCGGCATCCGTAGAGTATCTGCCCGCGGACGGTGGTGCTTCCTTCCATGTAAACGCCGGACTGCGTATCCGCGGCGGTGCGAGCCGGGGTGATGGCTATCCGAAGCATTCGCTGCGACTCCATTTCCGGGGCGAATACGGTGCGTCCTCCTTGAATTTCCCAATCCATGGGGAAGGGGGTGCCGACGAGTTCGATACTTTGGATCTGCGGACGGAGCAGAACTATCACTACGCCAATTCGAACGGCAGCCAGAACACCGCGGTGCGTGAGGTCTTCTGCCGCGACCTGATCGGTGCCATGGGCGAACCGACGACGCGGAGTCGCTACGTGAATCTTTATCTCAATGGCCAATACTGGGGCCTCTACCAAACTGAGGAGCGCGCCCAGGAAGACTTCGGGGCGAGCTACTTCGGCGGAAGGCCGGAAGACTACGATGTCATCCAGACTTCGAATCATCCGAATTTCACCTACGAGCTGAGCAGCGGCCAGATCGATGCCTGGCAAACGATGTGGATGATGGCCCGCGCTCATCAGGCAAACCCGACGAATGCCAATTATTTCGCGCTGATGGGACGCGACGCGAATGGCCAGCGAATCCCTTCGCTGCCCGTGTATGTCGATGTGGATCACCTCATCAACTACATGCTTCTCCACTACTATACGGGAGATGGCGATGGGCCGCTCTCGAATTTCCTGGGAATGAACCGTGCGAACAATTGGCGCGGCATGCGGGATCGCTCCGGAACGGAAGGTTTCAAGTTCTTTGTCCACGACTCCGAGCACACCCTTCAGGCCTCCAGCTGGGTAGATAACCGCGCCACGAATAATACGACCGGCGGCAGCAATCGCTCCAGCTTCAGCTACAGCAATCCGGAGTGGCTCCATGAGGATCTGGCGGTAAATCCGGAATATCGCATTCGCATCGCGGACATGGCCCAGAAGCACCTCTTCAATGGCGGTGCCATGACTCCTGCGGTGGCACAGGCGATCTTCGATGCCAGAGCCGCGCAGATCTCCCAAGCGATCGTCCCGGACATCGTGCGCTGGGCTGCCCCGGGCGACAATCCAAGCCTGAGCCAATGGCAGTCCCAGCTGACCTCCATCCGGAATGGTTTCTTCCCCGGTCGGCCCGCCGCGGTGATCAATCAGCTGCGGAGCCGTGGCTTCTTCCCATCGGTCAATGCACCGGTCTTCTCGCGGCGCGGCGGCCAGGTCAATCCGGGCACGGTGCTTACCTTGAGTGCCGGATCCCAGACGGGAACGATCTACTATACCCTTGATGGCAGCGATCCCCGTGCGATCGGCGGGACCATTGCGGGAACGGTTTACGCGGGCCCGGGCATCACGCTCAATGGACTAGTAAAGGTGAGAGCCCGCTTCCGCAGCAATGGCGGTGAATGGTCGGCCCTCGATGAAGCGGAGTTTGTAGCCTATCCGCCTGCAGGCGCGGGCGATCTGGTGGTGAGCAAGATCCACTATCATGCACCGGACCCGACTCCCGCGGAGGAAGCAGCTGGCTTCGATAGCGACTCGGACTTCGAGTATATCGAGCTAATGAACATCAGCAGTGAGACTCTCGATCTCTCGGCGGTGGAGCTGGAAACGGCGGTGACTTTCAATTTCGCGACTGCCGCCATCCGCATCCTCGGGCCGGGGCAGAGGGTAGTTATCGCGGAGAATGCAGCGGCTCTCCAATTCAGGCATGGTCCCGGTATTCCGATTGCGGGAGAATTCGGCGATGACCTGAGCAATGGCGGCGAGACCATCCGGCTCGTGGGTGCCGGGAATACGGGACTACGTCAATTTGCCTACGATGACGTGGCACCATGGCCGGTCTCGCCGGATGGCGGCGGCTATGCCTTGGTCTTGAAAAATCCCGCGGCAAATCCGAACCACGGGCAGGGAAACAACTGGCGTGCCAGTACCGCGCTTGGGGGGCGGCCTGGTGAAGCCGATATGCTCGATCCCGCGACATGGCAGGTGCTGAATTTCGACGCGGCGGATCTGGCAGAGCCTGCGAAAGAAGTGACAATCTGGGGACATGACGCCGATCCAGACGGAGACGGCCTCGCGAACATCATCGAGATGGTGTTCGATACCTCCCCGCTCAGTGCATCATCAACGCAGGTGCCGGCGATTTCTTGGTGGACCGATCCGGAAAGCTCGGCACGCTATCTGACGATCTCCTGTCTGGTCCGGGAAGAAATGGCGGGCGTTTTCCTACAGGCAGAAGCGTCGGACGATCTTGTGACCTGGAATGATGGATTGCCCCGGGTCGGCGCGCCGGTTCCCGAAGGAAATGGCATGGTAAGCATCACCTTCCGCGATACGGTCCCTGCTTCTCCCGGGATGGAGCCGCGCTTTGTGCGTCTCAAAGTCGATGCCGAAAACTGA